The window GGTCCTAAACCATCAATCCTCCACATTTTCTTCAGTTTGGAGAATGCCGCCTGGCAATCATGTCCTTTCTATGAGTTATTTTCCCATCATTTTGTGCTGTAGTTGGGCAATTTCCGTTTTCTGATTTCAGGAACTAGCATCTGAGCTATCAACTCTAAGATACGCTTTCTGGTTCCAGCATGAAATAGAAAGTTGCTCCCTCACTTGGTTTACTCTCTGCCCAGATTTTTCCCGAGTGAGCTTCTACGACCTTTTGAACAATGGATAGGCCTATGCCGCTACCGGTGTATTCTTTGTCATGAGCAGTCTTGAATGGAGCGAATACGTCATCCATATTATCCATATCGAATCCGATTCCGTTGTCTTCTACGTAGTAAATATCACGATTTTTCTGTTGGGACTTGCCCGCGCGAATTACTGGATTCTCTATGTCTTGAGAATACTTGAAGGCATTAGATAGCAGATTCTGAATGAGTATTCGAACCAATCCTTTGTCTCCATTGACCATCAAATTGTCCTCTATCTCTACATTGAAAGAAACACTGTCCCACTGCTTCTGAAGTAATTCTGCTTCTTCACGAATCAGCTTGCTCAGGTTGAATGATGACCTTTGAAATTCACTGGAGGCCACTTGAGACAAGCGTGAAAGATCAGAAAGAAGATTGGACAGATTATCTGTAGTCTTTTTTATCGTGCTTAGTTGCTGAGGATTCTCGTCCGCATCTTCACATTCAGCTCTCAATTCTTCGATAGCCAAGTTAAGGACTTGAAGCGGACTCCGAAGATCGTGTGAGACCATGGCTACAAATGCTTCCAATTCCTCGTTCATCCGTTTCAATGCTGATGCCTTTCTCTTTGCCTCGAGTTCGCTTTGCTGGAGATTCCTGAACAATGTGCCAAACGGATTCATGAAGCTTCCACGGATAACAGCCTGATAGAACAAGTAGAATGAAATGAACTTGAATATATGACCCAGCATATTAGATATGTCATACACATCAACATAGATGGTAAAAGCAAGCTCTGCTGCGATTGTAAAGAGC of the Candidatus Thorarchaeota archaeon genome contains:
- a CDS encoding GHKL domain-containing protein, whose amino-acid sequence is MEEYHSNPASEHNLRTSYQRFALFLLVLSAITLTRFHGYLLFHSLVEIFTVAIAWVVFTIAWKSREMVNSSYFLVIGVAFLHTGFIDLVHTLAYKGMGVFPAFDANLPTELWIAARLLESISLVAAILLKDKTINSMSIFAVYFGVTGILLWSIFSGPFPDCYVQGTGLTLFKIFSEYIIIILLAVAIYLYHRNRSDFDSDFRITLMGALLFTIAAELAFTIYVDVYDISNMLGHIFKFISFYLFYQAVIRGSFMNPFGTLFRNLQQSELEAKRKASALKRMNEELEAFVAMVSHDLRSPLQVLNLAIEELRAECEDADENPQQLSTIKKTTDNLSNLLSDLSRLSQVASSEFQRSSFNLSKLIREEAELLQKQWDSVSFNVEIEDNLMVNGDKGLVRILIQNLLSNAFKYSQDIENPVIRAGKSQQKNRDIYYVEDNGIGFDMDNMDDVFAPFKTAHDKEYTGSGIGLSIVQKVVEAHSGKIWAESKPSEGATFYFMLEPESVS